In Acidaminococcus timonensis, one DNA window encodes the following:
- the istA gene encoding IS21 family transposase encodes MVITMKDYGQIRQMYIRDGKSIRQIAREMHISRNTVAKYCKGNALPGIRCEYHRTSAVITEEVTRFIQSCLDEDAKEPNKKQHHTAKRIYDRLVEETGFTGGASTVRRCVHLLRGNLQEAFVPLAHLPGDAMQIDWGEAVVYLKGVRTKVNFFCARLCYSCAPFVVCFRRKNTEALLEALRKALEFFGGVPAKVIFDNDRVAVKEKGGKEAIAQEKYEAFAAHYCFHTVFCNVRSGNEKGLVENLVGWVRRNVFVPVPRVDALDELNRLLLDKCKVYANTHKIPGRENPVKDLLLEDQKRLCPLPGSPFDASRAAVCRVTPFSVVRFVANDYSVPVKYVGQEVTVRAYAEQIRIFAKGELIAEHARNYGQNQQILKLAHYLPLLEYKPRSILEAKPVRQNLSAALLQFLETNAFSSEQLVEILRLCAADGENAFWEHKEQFMVSDRKAHILTDPVKVQQTDLSMYDQLLQEGGTMCRTQV; translated from the coding sequence ATGGTCATCACTATGAAAGATTATGGTCAAATTCGCCAGATGTACATTCGCGATGGAAAATCTATCCGCCAGATTGCCAGAGAAATGCATATCTCCCGTAATACTGTGGCCAAGTATTGCAAAGGAAATGCACTCCCGGGCATCCGCTGCGAATATCATCGGACATCTGCAGTGATTACAGAGGAGGTGACTCGATTCATCCAGAGCTGTCTGGATGAAGATGCGAAAGAACCCAATAAGAAGCAGCACCACACAGCCAAGCGGATTTATGACCGCCTGGTAGAAGAAACTGGATTTACAGGAGGTGCAAGCACAGTCCGGCGCTGCGTTCATCTGTTACGTGGCAATCTTCAGGAAGCCTTCGTCCCTTTGGCTCACCTTCCAGGTGATGCGATGCAGATTGATTGGGGTGAAGCTGTGGTTTACCTCAAAGGAGTGCGTACTAAAGTCAATTTCTTTTGTGCCCGCCTTTGCTACAGCTGTGCTCCTTTCGTGGTCTGTTTCCGCAGGAAGAATACGGAAGCTTTACTTGAAGCATTGAGAAAAGCTCTGGAATTCTTTGGGGGCGTCCCTGCTAAGGTCATTTTTGACAATGACCGGGTAGCCGTTAAGGAAAAAGGTGGCAAAGAAGCCATTGCCCAGGAAAAGTATGAAGCATTTGCAGCCCATTATTGCTTCCATACCGTTTTCTGCAATGTCCGGAGTGGAAATGAAAAAGGACTGGTGGAGAATCTCGTAGGCTGGGTCCGCCGGAATGTCTTTGTCCCTGTACCCAGAGTAGATGCGCTGGACGAATTGAACAGACTCCTGCTGGATAAATGCAAGGTGTATGCGAATACGCATAAAATCCCTGGACGGGAGAACCCTGTAAAGGATCTGCTCCTGGAAGACCAGAAACGTCTCTGCCCACTGCCGGGCAGCCCTTTTGATGCAAGCAGAGCAGCAGTCTGCCGAGTAACACCCTTTTCTGTTGTCCGATTCGTCGCTAACGATTATTCTGTGCCCGTGAAATATGTGGGACAGGAGGTCACGGTGCGAGCCTATGCTGAACAGATTCGGATCTTTGCCAAGGGGGAACTGATTGCTGAACACGCCAGAAACTATGGGCAAAACCAGCAGATTCTGAAACTTGCGCATTATCTGCCGTTGCTGGAATACAAGCCGCGCAGCATCCTGGAAGCAAAACCGGTACGGCAGAACCTCAGTGCTGCCCTGCTACAGTTCCTGGAGACCAATGCATTCAGCAGCGAACAGCTGGTTGAGATTCTGCGGCTATGTGCTGCCGACGGAGAGAACGCTTTTTGGGAGCACAAAGAGCAATTTATGGTTTCCGACAGGAAAGCGCATATCCTTACCGACCCGGTAAAAGTGCAGCAGACAGATCTTTCAATGTATGACCAGCTTTTACAGGAAGGAGGCACTATGTGCAGGACGCAGGTGTAA
- a CDS encoding ISL3 family transposase encodes MSFFHFIEKSFHWEEGSIKEFEKLGSSLLLYVEFTSTASRCPYCHHKILHIKDYRDQKVLLGHWNTHPVSAIVHKRRFFCPCCHKTFYEKIPGVEHYQRRSNDVKNSIIQACSELASFKAIARSHGVSVSTVIRYFDGLTFKRPLHLPEVLSLDEFRGNAHGQRYQVAVNDPQRHETLDILPKRTALELIRYFSQFSRAERLKVKFVVMDLSSLFRKVIRAMFPGATIIGDRFHIQRLVIWALERVRKNVQKLFDEKRIYFKRNKHILNKRGDRLTEEELASLREILKQSSELQRAYALKEAFFKVFSMKERSAVASFLSRWLSLVEESGVEEFKSVIKTFTDWKTEILEGLSQAVNANIKVSHLRSKCS; translated from the coding sequence ATGTCTTTCTTTCATTTTATCGAAAAAAGCTTCCATTGGGAAGAGGGTTCCATAAAAGAATTTGAAAAATTGGGATCCAGCCTCCTCCTTTACGTGGAATTCACTTCTACAGCTTCTCGTTGCCCCTACTGTCATCATAAAATTCTTCATATTAAGGACTATCGGGACCAAAAAGTCCTCTTAGGGCACTGGAACACCCATCCTGTTTCTGCTATTGTTCATAAAAGAAGATTTTTTTGCCCTTGCTGCCATAAGACATTTTATGAAAAAATTCCTGGCGTCGAGCATTACCAGCGGCGTTCTAACGATGTAAAGAACAGCATCATCCAAGCCTGTTCTGAACTGGCGAGCTTTAAAGCTATTGCCAGAAGCCATGGTGTCTCTGTTTCCACCGTAATCCGGTATTTTGATGGACTTACTTTTAAAAGGCCTCTCCATCTGCCTGAAGTTCTTTCTTTAGACGAATTTCGTGGGAACGCTCATGGGCAAAGATACCAGGTCGCTGTGAATGACCCTCAGCGTCATGAAACTCTCGATATTTTGCCAAAGAGGACAGCGCTGGAATTGATTCGTTATTTTAGCCAATTTTCAAGAGCAGAGCGATTGAAAGTAAAATTTGTCGTAATGGACCTTTCGTCACTTTTCCGCAAGGTCATCAGAGCGATGTTTCCTGGTGCAACAATTATTGGTGACCGATTCCACATACAGAGACTGGTCATTTGGGCGCTTGAACGGGTTAGGAAAAATGTACAAAAGTTATTCGACGAAAAAAGAATTTATTTCAAGAGAAACAAACATATCTTGAACAAGAGGGGTGATCGTCTGACAGAAGAAGAACTGGCCAGCCTTCGGGAAATCTTGAAGCAGTCTTCAGAATTACAGAGAGCCTATGCCTTAAAAGAGGCATTCTTTAAGGTGTTTTCTATGAAAGAACGGTCTGCTGTTGCTTCATTCTTATCTCGTTGGTTATCATTAGTCGAAGAAAGTGGGGTTGAAGAATTCAAGAGTGTTATAAAGACGTTCACTGATTGGAAGACAGAGATTTTGGAAGGATTGAGTCAAGCTGTGAATGCTAATATAAAAGTGAGCCATTTAAGATCTAAATGCTCATGA
- the tsaD gene encoding tRNA (adenosine(37)-N6)-threonylcarbamoyltransferase complex transferase subunit TsaD, with protein sequence MENKTINILGIESSCDETAASVVRNGREVLSNVVSTQILVHRKFGGVVPEIASRKHIEHVMPVIHKALTDAKMTLQDVDAIAVTYGPGLVGALLVGLSAAKGLALGSGKPLIGVNHLEGHVFANFLADPDLKPPFLALVVSGGHTSLLVVEDYNTFRLLGQTRDDAAGEAFDKIARFMGLPYPGGPEIERLAKNGDAGAIDFPRPLLPGCYDFSFSGLKSAVINYVHTEEMRKSDFRREDVAASFQQAIVDVLVKKAQEALKATGLKKIVLAGGVSANKHLQEALARGAKAVGAELVHPTPILCTDNAVMIGVRGYYQYLNHDFASLDLNADPSLKLGE encoded by the coding sequence ATGGAAAACAAGACTATCAACATCCTGGGAATCGAAAGTAGCTGTGATGAGACGGCAGCTTCGGTGGTACGCAATGGCAGGGAGGTCCTGTCCAATGTGGTATCCACCCAGATCCTGGTCCACCGGAAATTCGGCGGGGTGGTACCGGAAATCGCTTCCCGGAAACATATCGAACATGTGATGCCGGTGATCCATAAGGCCCTGACAGATGCGAAAATGACCTTACAGGACGTGGACGCCATTGCCGTAACCTATGGACCGGGTCTGGTGGGGGCACTGCTGGTGGGCCTCAGTGCGGCCAAAGGACTGGCTCTGGGCAGCGGGAAGCCCCTGATTGGGGTGAATCACCTGGAAGGCCATGTATTTGCCAATTTCCTGGCGGATCCGGACCTGAAACCGCCGTTTCTGGCCCTGGTGGTCAGTGGAGGACATACCTCCCTCCTGGTGGTGGAAGATTACAATACCTTCCGGCTGCTGGGGCAGACCCGGGATGATGCAGCCGGGGAAGCCTTTGACAAGATTGCCCGGTTCATGGGGCTGCCGTACCCTGGGGGCCCTGAAATCGAACGGCTGGCCAAAAATGGAGATGCCGGTGCCATCGATTTTCCCCGGCCTCTATTGCCCGGCTGCTACGATTTCAGTTTCAGCGGGCTGAAGAGCGCCGTGATCAACTATGTGCATACGGAGGAGATGCGCAAAAGCGATTTCCGCCGGGAAGACGTGGCGGCGTCTTTCCAGCAGGCCATTGTGGATGTGCTGGTGAAGAAAGCCCAGGAGGCCCTGAAGGCTACGGGCCTGAAGAAAATCGTGCTGGCCGGCGGGGTTTCTGCCAATAAACACCTGCAGGAAGCCCTGGCCAGAGGTGCGAAGGCTGTAGGAGCGGAACTGGTCCATCCCACGCCCATTTTGTGCACGGATAACGCCGTGATGATCGGGGTGCGGGGATATTACCAATATTTGAATCATGATTTTGCCAGTCTGGATTTGAATGCAGATCCCAGTTTGAAACTGGGTGAGTAA
- the rimI gene encoding ribosomal protein S18-alanine N-acetyltransferase yields the protein MGKETSPGTVRALVEGDLDWLMPMDAGSFAEAWEEAAWRNELGSRLGHYIALEQDGVPVAFGGFWLVAGEAQVMRLAVDPGRRGEKLGLRLLEAMQEEARRLDAFEMTLEVRESNIPARRTYDHVGFAECGRREGYYGDNGEAAILMRCDL from the coding sequence ATGGGAAAAGAGACATCCCCAGGGACGGTGAGAGCCCTGGTGGAAGGCGATCTGGACTGGCTGATGCCCATGGATGCCGGTTCCTTTGCAGAAGCCTGGGAGGAAGCTGCCTGGCGCAATGAACTGGGAAGCCGGCTGGGCCATTACATCGCCCTGGAGCAGGACGGAGTGCCGGTGGCCTTTGGCGGATTTTGGCTGGTTGCCGGAGAAGCCCAGGTCATGCGGCTGGCCGTGGATCCCGGGCGGCGGGGAGAGAAGCTTGGGCTGCGCCTTCTGGAAGCCATGCAGGAGGAAGCCCGGCGCCTGGACGCCTTTGAGATGACCCTGGAAGTGCGGGAGAGCAACATCCCTGCCCGGCGCACCTACGACCATGTGGGATTTGCGGAATGCGGCCGGCGGGAAGGCTATTACGGAGACAACGGGGAAGCAGCCATTTTGATGCGCTGCGACCTTTGA
- the tsaB gene encoding tRNA (adenosine(37)-N6)-threonylcarbamoyltransferase complex dimerization subunit type 1 TsaB — translation MLTLGMDTATRVCSVAVCKDEKILGSLDINVGLTHSEGLVPQLETLLKLARVTKEELDLIAVSRGPGSFTGLRIGMATAEAMAYALDKPLVAVDTLKAIAYNLPVSGVRLTPVLDAQKGNLYVGSYAWKHGELVELAPVEILAGKELAARLEAGDVPAILMGECHRVPLAGTETKVFAAPESARLPRGSSVAILGAGQFDPEADRHAYFGMDPFYIQRSEAEELWEKRHPQGR, via the coding sequence GTGCTGACATTAGGAATGGATACGGCAACCCGGGTGTGCTCGGTGGCCGTCTGCAAGGATGAAAAAATCCTGGGCAGCCTGGATATCAATGTGGGGCTGACCCACTCCGAGGGACTGGTTCCCCAGCTGGAGACCCTGCTGAAGCTGGCCCGGGTGACGAAAGAGGAACTGGATCTGATTGCCGTGAGCCGGGGGCCCGGTTCTTTCACCGGTCTGCGCATTGGCATGGCCACTGCGGAAGCCATGGCCTATGCACTGGATAAACCCCTGGTGGCAGTGGATACCCTGAAGGCCATCGCCTATAACCTGCCGGTGTCCGGGGTGCGCCTGACACCTGTTCTGGACGCCCAGAAGGGTAACCTGTATGTGGGCAGCTATGCCTGGAAGCATGGAGAACTGGTGGAACTGGCGCCTGTGGAGATCTTGGCAGGCAAGGAACTGGCTGCCAGACTGGAAGCAGGGGATGTTCCGGCCATCCTTATGGGGGAATGCCATCGGGTGCCTCTGGCCGGGACTGAAACGAAGGTATTCGCGGCGCCGGAAAGCGCTCGGCTGCCCCGGGGGTCTTCCGTGGCCATCCTGGGAGCCGGACAGTTCGATCCGGAAGCGGACAGACATGCCTATTTCGGCATGGATCCCTTCTATATCCAGCGGTCAGAAGCGGAGGAATTATGGGAAAAGAGACATCCCCAGGGACGGTGA
- the tsaE gene encoding tRNA (adenosine(37)-N6)-threonylcarbamoyltransferase complex ATPase subunit type 1 TsaE: MAVVYCPDEAATEALGRRLGRLCRDGDVFLLNGDLGTGKTCLVTAAATAMGVDPKEVTSPTFSLMNVYHGKELNIKHFDLYRINWPEELEDIGFSEYAGGEGVTFIEWAELFPDTMPEENLELKFSRKGEGREVEFLPHGKRYEALAAALLKESGQEG, from the coding sequence ATGGCAGTTGTATATTGTCCGGATGAAGCGGCCACTGAGGCGCTGGGACGGCGTCTGGGCCGGCTTTGCCGGGATGGGGATGTATTCCTTCTGAACGGGGACCTGGGTACCGGAAAGACCTGCCTGGTGACGGCGGCCGCTACGGCCATGGGCGTGGATCCCAAAGAGGTCACTTCGCCGACGTTTTCCCTGATGAATGTATATCACGGGAAAGAGCTGAACATCAAACATTTTGATCTGTATCGGATCAACTGGCCGGAAGAACTGGAAGACATCGGTTTTTCTGAATATGCCGGCGGGGAGGGAGTCACATTCATCGAATGGGCGGAGCTCTTTCCCGATACCATGCCGGAAGAGAATCTGGAACTGAAATTCTCCCGCAAGGGGGAGGGACGGGAAGTGGAATTCCTGCCCCACGGAAAACGCTATGAAGCGTTGGCTGCGGCTCTCCTGAAGGAGTCCGGCCAGGAAGGATAA
- the pckA gene encoding phosphoenolpyruvate carboxykinase (ATP), whose amino-acid sequence MISAGLLAEAKETVRDLSVRELIEEAVRNGEGTFSDRGALRVTTGTHTGRSPKDKFIVDTPLTHDVVNWDNNQPCSQETFDKLYAKCEAYIKEHKVYVKNVKAGADPKYQIRVKFINEKAWQTLFVSQLFIKTDEPSTVQEDFTVISLPSVEADPAVDGTHSETFIILNFDKKVVLIGGGLYAGELKKSIFSVMNYLLPLQDILTMHCSCNEGPRGDVALFFGLSGTGKTTLSADPHRSLIGDDEHGWGDNGVFNIEGGCYAKCIDLTEDSQPEIYNAVKFGAVMENVVVDPKNGVPDFSDSSITENTRVAYPLNYIPNAKLPSIAGHPKNIIFLTADAFGVLPPISKLTKEQAMYHYLTGYTSKVAGTERGITEPQATFSTAFGAPFLPLQPLTYAKLLGERIAKHETNVYLVNTGWSGGPYGVGSRMKLAYTRAMIHAALDGELGKEGWTTMPLFGVSIPKSCPNVPSNVLNPRSTWEDKAAYDETARKLARLFQENFKKFQGKVTEDIASAGPVVD is encoded by the coding sequence ATGATCAGTGCCGGATTGTTAGCGGAAGCGAAAGAAACAGTAAGAGATTTGAGCGTTCGTGAATTGATTGAAGAAGCCGTCCGTAACGGAGAGGGGACTTTTTCTGATCGGGGCGCCCTGCGGGTGACCACCGGTACCCATACGGGCCGTTCTCCCAAAGACAAATTCATCGTTGACACGCCGCTTACCCATGATGTGGTGAACTGGGACAACAACCAGCCCTGCAGCCAGGAAACCTTCGATAAGCTGTATGCCAAATGCGAAGCCTATATCAAGGAACACAAAGTCTATGTAAAGAACGTAAAGGCCGGGGCTGACCCCAAATACCAGATCCGGGTGAAGTTCATCAATGAAAAAGCCTGGCAGACTCTGTTTGTCAGCCAGCTGTTCATCAAGACCGATGAACCCAGCACCGTCCAGGAAGATTTCACGGTGATTTCCCTGCCCAGTGTGGAAGCGGACCCCGCTGTGGATGGCACCCATTCTGAAACTTTCATCATCCTGAACTTCGACAAGAAGGTGGTCCTGATCGGCGGCGGCCTGTACGCCGGCGAATTGAAGAAATCCATTTTCTCCGTGATGAACTATCTGCTGCCGCTGCAGGACATCCTGACCATGCACTGCTCCTGCAACGAAGGCCCCAGAGGGGACGTGGCCCTGTTCTTTGGCCTGTCCGGTACCGGCAAGACCACCCTGTCTGCGGATCCCCACCGGAGCCTGATCGGAGACGATGAACACGGCTGGGGCGACAATGGTGTGTTCAACATCGAAGGGGGTTGCTATGCCAAGTGCATCGACCTGACGGAAGACAGCCAGCCGGAAATTTACAATGCCGTGAAATTCGGTGCCGTCATGGAAAACGTGGTGGTGGACCCCAAGAATGGAGTTCCCGATTTCTCCGACAGCAGCATTACGGAAAACACCCGTGTGGCCTATCCGCTGAACTATATTCCCAATGCCAAACTGCCCAGCATTGCCGGCCATCCGAAGAACATTATCTTCCTGACCGCCGATGCGTTCGGTGTGCTGCCTCCCATCTCCAAACTGACCAAGGAACAGGCCATGTACCATTACCTGACCGGGTATACCAGCAAGGTGGCCGGTACGGAACGGGGCATTACGGAACCCCAGGCCACGTTCTCCACGGCTTTCGGGGCACCGTTCCTGCCCCTGCAGCCCCTGACCTATGCCAAGCTGCTGGGCGAACGGATTGCCAAGCATGAGACCAATGTATACCTGGTGAACACCGGGTGGAGCGGCGGCCCCTACGGTGTGGGCAGCCGGATGAAACTGGCTTATACCCGTGCCATGATCCATGCGGCACTGGACGGAGAACTGGGCAAGGAAGGGTGGACCACCATGCCTCTGTTCGGGGTTTCCATCCCCAAATCCTGCCCCAATGTCCCCAGCAATGTGCTGAATCCCAGAAGCACCTGGGAAGACAAGGCAGCCTATGATGAAACGGCTCGCAAACTGGCCCGGCTGTTCCAGGAAAACTTCAAGAAATTCCAGGGGAAGGTCACGGAAGACATCGCTTCCGCCGGCCCGGTTGTGGACTAA
- a CDS encoding acyl-CoA dehydrogenase family protein — protein MDFALTEEQLELQAMVKDFVDKEIVPYTEEMDRENHARPEIFKKAGDMGLLNLVVPEEYGGPGLDSITIATIYEELGKGCAGIATSIAANALASYPILIAGNDEQKKYQCDLLNDGKLAAFALTEPGAGSDAGAVSTKAVKEGDHYVLNGNKVFITNGGIADSFLIFANTRKTGGIRGLTAFIVPKGTPGFSVGRKEDKMGIRPSNTCELILEDVVVPETMRVGREGQGFRIAMNTLDSARPFVAAVAVGLAQSCLDIASHYARERRQFGQPIASFQMVQAMIADMAMKVETARLMVHKACWMRDQGVEFGKEAAMSKCFASDVAMEVATDAVQIMGGYGYMKDYPMEKKMRDAKILQIYEGTNQIQRMVIANKILY, from the coding sequence ATGGATTTCGCATTAACCGAAGAGCAATTGGAACTGCAGGCAATGGTTAAAGATTTCGTCGACAAGGAAATCGTACCTTATACCGAAGAAATGGACCGGGAAAACCATGCCAGACCGGAAATCTTCAAAAAGGCCGGTGACATGGGCCTGCTGAATCTGGTGGTTCCTGAAGAATACGGTGGTCCTGGACTGGACAGCATCACCATCGCTACCATTTATGAAGAACTGGGCAAGGGCTGCGCCGGTATCGCAACGTCCATTGCGGCCAATGCCCTGGCTTCCTATCCCATCCTGATCGCCGGCAATGACGAACAGAAGAAATACCAGTGCGACCTGCTGAACGACGGCAAACTGGCTGCCTTCGCACTGACCGAACCGGGGGCCGGTTCCGATGCCGGTGCCGTTTCCACCAAGGCTGTGAAAGAGGGCGATCACTATGTGCTGAACGGGAACAAAGTGTTCATCACCAACGGTGGCATCGCTGACAGCTTCCTGATTTTCGCCAATACCCGGAAAACCGGTGGCATCCGCGGGCTGACGGCTTTCATCGTACCGAAAGGCACGCCCGGTTTCTCGGTAGGCCGCAAGGAAGACAAAATGGGGATCCGTCCCTCCAACACCTGCGAACTGATCCTGGAAGACGTGGTGGTTCCGGAAACCATGCGGGTCGGCCGTGAAGGCCAGGGCTTCCGCATTGCCATGAACACCCTGGATAGCGCCCGTCCGTTTGTGGCGGCGGTAGCCGTAGGTCTGGCACAATCCTGCCTGGATATCGCTTCTCATTATGCCCGGGAACGGAGACAGTTTGGCCAGCCCATTGCTTCCTTCCAGATGGTCCAGGCCATGATCGCTGATATGGCCATGAAGGTGGAAACCGCTCGTCTGATGGTCCATAAAGCCTGCTGGATGCGTGACCAGGGCGTGGAATTCGGCAAGGAAGCAGCCATGAGCAAATGCTTTGCTTCTGATGTGGCCATGGAAGTGGCTACGGATGCGGTGCAGATCATGGGCGGCTATGGGTATATGAAAGATTATCCCATGGAAAAGAAGATGCGGGATGCCAAGATCCTGCAAATCTACGAAGGCACCAACCAGATCCAACGGATGGTCATCGCCAACAAAATCCTGTATTGA
- a CDS encoding PaaI family thioesterase, translated as MLTAKEIPGWMERKFEENTFMKLADVKLEKVTCGYCELSMDADPEHKHGNRYGVIHGGALFTLADTAMGAVGYSIGCKVVTLSSSINFISNTSAKEKVWAKASLIHAGRSTVVTRVMIYDHTGKEMADVTGTMFVIGHFDEIPKKW; from the coding sequence TTGCTGACAGCAAAAGAAATCCCGGGCTGGATGGAGCGGAAATTTGAAGAGAATACCTTCATGAAGCTGGCGGATGTGAAACTGGAAAAAGTGACCTGCGGGTATTGTGAACTGAGCATGGATGCGGATCCGGAACACAAACATGGGAACCGGTATGGTGTAATCCACGGCGGTGCCCTGTTCACCCTGGCGGATACGGCCATGGGGGCAGTGGGGTACAGCATCGGCTGTAAGGTGGTAACGCTCTCCAGTTCCATCAACTTCATCAGCAATACCAGCGCCAAGGAAAAAGTCTGGGCCAAAGCCTCCCTGATCCACGCAGGCCGTTCCACGGTGGTCACCCGGGTGATGATCTATGATCATACCGGGAAGGAAATGGCGGATGTGACGGGGACCATGTTTGTCATCGGCCATTTTGACGAAATCCCCAAAAAGTGGTAA
- a CDS encoding 3D domain-containing protein encodes MRHKTYGLLLTLLLLLLMPLTVKAATVKPVAVLGSKGQKVEEVQAMLSKLNYYDGDIDGEYGTGTQIAVKKFQKKNRKPQTGQVTWSIYNLMSKQSGLDFGRFRKIWTMESTGYSPQDPGVTGITYSGIPMRRGVVAVDPVLIPLGTRMYIMGYGEGYACDIGSAIKGNKIDLAFDNRGQALEWGRRRVRVYIL; translated from the coding sequence GTGCGTCACAAGACCTATGGTCTCCTGCTGACGCTCCTGCTCCTTCTGCTGATGCCCCTGACCGTGAAAGCCGCCACTGTAAAACCAGTGGCGGTTTTGGGGTCCAAGGGTCAAAAGGTGGAAGAAGTACAAGCTATGTTGTCCAAACTGAATTATTATGACGGCGATATAGATGGAGAGTACGGAACAGGGACACAGATTGCAGTCAAGAAATTCCAGAAGAAGAATCGGAAACCCCAGACCGGGCAGGTTACCTGGTCGATCTACAATTTAATGAGCAAACAGAGCGGACTGGATTTCGGCCGGTTCCGGAAAATCTGGACCATGGAAAGCACCGGGTACAGTCCCCAGGATCCAGGTGTGACGGGAATCACCTATTCAGGAATCCCCATGCGAAGGGGCGTGGTGGCCGTGGATCCGGTTCTGATCCCTCTGGGTACAAGAATGTATATAATGGGCTATGGCGAAGGATATGCCTGCGATATCGGTTCGGCGATCAAGGGCAATAAAATCGACCTGGCATTTGATAACCGCGGACAGGCGCTTGAATGGGGCCGTCGGCGGGTACGTGTGTACATTCTGTGA